The stretch of DNA TCAAATTTGAGTTTTCCACAAGTAAAGTAAATCATGTTTATAAAGTTGGAGATATTTTGATACCCTCTCGCCCTCTTTTTAGCGAGCTGTATTTTTGAATTTAACCCCTCCAATA from Flavobacteriales bacterium encodes:
- a CDS encoding transposase codes for the protein LEGLNSKIQLAKKRARGYQNISNFINMIYFTCGKLKFDYPLYLT